The following are encoded in a window of Bradyrhizobium sp. WBOS07 genomic DNA:
- a CDS encoding SoxY-related AACIE arm protein has protein sequence MPTTRRQFLSLAGGVTAAGTIPVVTLRPLQATPAMLNHAIRNIVGEVPIRTGRVKLDIPPLVENGNVVPMTVSVASPMTADDHVKSIHVFNEKNPQPNIGNFYLGPFSGRAQVSTRIRLADTQKVVAIARLSDDTFWQVAADVVVTLAACTEEMN, from the coding sequence ATGCCCACCACGCGACGACAATTCCTGAGCCTCGCTGGAGGCGTCACGGCCGCCGGGACGATCCCGGTCGTCACCCTGCGTCCGCTGCAAGCAACGCCCGCGATGCTCAATCACGCGATCCGCAATATCGTCGGCGAAGTCCCGATCCGCACCGGTAGGGTGAAGCTCGACATTCCGCCGCTGGTCGAGAACGGCAACGTGGTGCCGATGACCGTGAGCGTCGCAAGCCCGATGACGGCAGACGACCACGTCAAGAGCATCCACGTCTTCAACGAGAAGAACCCGCAGCCGAACATCGGCAATTTCTATCTCGGCCCCTTCTCCGGCCGGGCCCAGGTCTCGACCCGCATCCGGCTCGCCGACACCCAGAAAGTGGTGGCGATCGCGCGCCTGTCCGACGACACGTTCTGGCAGGTCGCCGCCGACGTCGTCGTGACGCTGGCCGCCTGCACCGAGGAGATGAACTGA
- the soxA gene encoding sulfur oxidation c-type cytochrome SoxA, whose product MSVWRAIAAAALFAAAPALIAGEIPPDARRSGYPFMGPDTRAMQDDDTSNPAMLFVLDGEALWAKKTGSAEKACADCHGEARASMKGVAARYPAIDKALRRPVTLDQRINLCRADHQRATPLPYESRDLLALSAFVAHQSRGVAITAGDDPQAKPFVEQGRELFMQREGQLNLACTNCHDDNFDKRLAGAPITQGQPTGYPLYRLEWQTLGSLERRLRSCMTGVRAQAYDYGSPELVALELYLMSRAHGLPMETPAVRP is encoded by the coding sequence ATGAGCGTTTGGCGCGCAATAGCAGCGGCGGCCTTGTTCGCCGCGGCGCCTGCCTTGATCGCCGGCGAAATCCCGCCCGATGCGCGCCGATCCGGCTATCCGTTCATGGGGCCGGACACCCGGGCGATGCAGGACGACGACACCTCCAATCCGGCCATGCTGTTCGTGCTCGACGGCGAGGCGCTGTGGGCGAAGAAGACCGGCAGCGCGGAGAAGGCCTGCGCGGATTGCCATGGCGAGGCGCGCGCCAGCATGAAGGGCGTCGCGGCGCGCTACCCCGCCATCGACAAGGCGCTTCGCCGCCCCGTCACGCTCGACCAGCGCATCAATCTTTGCCGCGCCGATCACCAGCGGGCAACGCCGCTGCCCTACGAGAGCCGCGACCTCCTGGCCCTCTCCGCGTTCGTCGCCCATCAATCGCGCGGTGTTGCGATCACCGCCGGCGACGATCCGCAGGCAAAACCCTTCGTGGAGCAGGGCCGCGAGCTCTTCATGCAGCGCGAAGGCCAGCTCAACCTCGCCTGCACCAATTGCCATGACGACAATTTCGACAAGCGCCTCGCGGGTGCGCCGATCACGCAAGGGCAGCCGACCGGCTATCCGCTCTACCGCCTGGAATGGCAGACGCTGGGTTCGCTGGAACGGCGCTTGCGCAGCTGCATGACCGGCGTGCGCGCCCAGGCCTATGATTACGGCTCGCCCGAGCTGGTCGCGCTCGAGCTCTATCTGATGTCCCGAGCGCATGGGCTGCCGATGGAAACGCCGGCCGTGCGGCCCTGA
- the soxZ gene encoding thiosulfate oxidation carrier complex protein SoxZ, producing MAALINVPSKARRGDVIEIRALTSHIMETGFRHTVDGKLVPRDIITSFTCRYNGAEIFRADLFPAIAANPYLSFFTVAKDSGKFEFEWIGDNGYSSTASALITVE from the coding sequence ATGGCCGCGCTCATCAACGTTCCCTCCAAGGCCAGGCGCGGCGACGTCATCGAGATCCGCGCGCTTACCTCGCACATCATGGAGACCGGATTTCGCCACACCGTGGACGGCAAGCTGGTGCCGCGCGACATCATCACGAGCTTCACCTGCCGCTACAACGGCGCCGAGATCTTTCGCGCCGACCTCTTTCCGGCGATCGCGGCCAATCCGTACCTGTCTTTCTTCACGGTCGCCAAGGACAGCGGCAAGTTTGAATTCGAATGGATCGGCGACAACGGCTATTCGTCCACCGCCTCGGCCTTGATCACGGTCGAATGA
- the soxX gene encoding sulfur oxidation c-type cytochrome SoxX, with translation MASLVVALPTQAEELLPYNIVNDGIPQSLTGSPGDAARGRALVLARTTTCILCHSGPFPETRFQGDLAPDLAGAGNRWTVSQLRLRLVDASRFNAETIMPSYYRTDGLVRVGRNFAGKPILSAAEIEDIVAFLATLRD, from the coding sequence GTGGCAAGCCTGGTCGTCGCCTTGCCGACCCAAGCCGAAGAACTCCTGCCCTACAACATCGTCAACGACGGCATCCCGCAATCGCTCACCGGCTCGCCCGGCGATGCCGCGCGCGGACGCGCACTCGTGCTCGCGCGCACCACGACCTGCATCCTCTGTCACTCCGGCCCGTTCCCAGAAACACGGTTCCAGGGGGATCTCGCGCCCGATCTTGCCGGCGCCGGGAACCGATGGACGGTGAGCCAGTTGCGGCTTCGACTGGTCGATGCGTCGCGATTCAACGCCGAGACCATCATGCCGTCCTATTATCGCACCGACGGCCTCGTGCGGGTCGGACGCAATTTCGCCGGCAAGCCGATCTTGTCGGCTGCCGAGATCGAGGACATCGTGGCCTTTCTTGCAACGCTTCGCGACTAG